In the Mytilus galloprovincialis chromosome 10, xbMytGall1.hap1.1, whole genome shotgun sequence genome, one interval contains:
- the LOC143047675 gene encoding uncharacterized protein LOC143047675, whose translation MATAGEPQKKEVLPIVYQYLKDLCFDGAKQLKEKFKVNPPPKGSPKLEDVYTTWQSSNGKRKNRDTPTSGNKKAKTESSSDSSDSSDSEDEKAQKPKDKSPAKKRGRQSSSSSSSDSSDDNTSKKPAMKKVAVTPKTGNKPVVAPKKKANNDSSGTSDSDADSESSDNESSKKVPAKKKQPSYNNVPPPGAVTPKGKSPAAKNKKAESSSSESSSDEEDKKKAKKPTSPVTKQSTPAKKKAESSSSDSSDSSEDEKPKSPAKATTLKAKAATTAKTPIKKKAESSSSDSSDSSEDEKPKTAAKTTTPKAKAATPAKTLTKKKAESSSSDSSDSSEDEKPKSPAKAATPKAKAAAPAKTPIKKKAESSSSDSSDSSEDDKPKTAAKAATPKAKTATPAKTPTMKKAESSSSDSSDSSEDEKPKTVAKAATPKAKAATPAKTPTKKKTESSSSDSSDSSEDDKPKTAAKAATPKAKAATQAKTPTKKKAESSSSDSSDSSEDEKPKTVAKAATPKAKAATPAKTPTKKKAESSSSDSSDSSEDDKPKTAAKAATPKAKAATPAKTPTKKKAESSSSDSSDSSEDEKPKTAAKTTIPKAKAATPAKTPTKKKAESSSSDSSDSSEDDKPKTAAKAATPKAKASTPAKTPTKKKAESSSSDSSDSSEDDKPKTAAKASTPKAKAATPAKTPTKKKAESSSSDSSDSSEDDKPKTAAKAATPKAKAATPAKTPTKKKAESSSSDSSDSSEDDKPKTAAKAATPKAKASTPAKTPTKKKAESSSSDSSDSSEDDKPKTAAKAATPKAKAATPAKTPIKKKAESSSSDSSDSSEDDKPKTAAKAATPKAKAATPAKTPIKKKAESSSSDSSDSSEDDKPKTAAKAATPKAKAATPTKTPTKKKAESSSSDSSDSSDDDKKQTKKALTPNNKLNNSKTTKKDSSSDSDSSSESDSNKKSKNTSVNNKKVNTSVNSKSKKDSSSSDSDSSDSEEEEKKVNKSLNNSTVKTPKQTPIKKVDSDSSSSDSSDSDSGKKQLTSTPSVNGMVNGKGGSSSGEDSGVAMSNGKDDNTPKMSKKSKEEKNKKTPFRRVQTEAIDVDHRLKDNSFEAKSGAYGSWGEKANKDLKFTKGKSFRHEKTKKKRGSYRGGAIDTSVHSIKFDDE comes from the exons AACCCACCACCTAAAGGTTCACCAAAGCTTGAAGATGTTTACACAACATGGCAGAG TTCTAATGGAAAGAGGAAAAATAGAGACACGCCCACTTCTGGTAACAAAAAGGCAAAGACTGAATCATCGTCAGATTCCTCAGACAGCAg tGACTCGGAAGATGAAAAGGCTCAAAAACCGAAAGATAAATCTCCAGCAAAGAAAAGAGGAAGACAGTCATCAAGCTCTAGTTCCTCTGATTCGTCTGATGATAACACATCTAAAAAACCAGCAATGAAAAAAGTAGCTGTAACGCCAAAAACTGGTAACAAACCTGTTGTAGCACCTAAGAAGAAGGCAAACAATGATAGTAGCGGTACATCTGATTCTGATGCAGATTCTGAAAGTTCAGATAATGAATCATCAAAAAAAGTTCCTGCCAAGAAAAAACAGCCATCATATAACAATGTACCACCACCAGGAGCTGTTACACCAAAAGGAAAAAGTCCTgcagcaaaaaataaaaaagcagaGAGTAGTTCTAGCGAAAGTTCATCTGATGAAGAGGATAAAAAGAAGGCAAAGAAACCAACATCACCTGTCACTAAACAATCTACCCCAGCCAAGAAAAAAGCTGAATCAAGTAGCAGTGATTCTTCAGATAGTTCTGAGGATGAGAAACCTAAATCACCTGCAAAGGCCACAACACTTAAAGCAAAGGCTGCTACTACCGCCAAGACACCAATCAAGAAAAAAGCTGAATCAAGTAGCAGTGATTCTTCCGACAGTTCTGAGGACGAGAAACCTAAAACAGCTGCAAAGACCACAACACCTAAAGCAAAGGCTGCAACTCCAGCTAAGACTCTAACGAAGAAAAAAGCTGAATCAAGTAGCAGTGATTCTTCTGACAGTTCTGAGGATGAGAAACCTAAATCACCTGCAAAGGCAGCGACACCTAAAGCAAAGGCTGCAGCTCCAGCTAAGACACCAATCAAGAAAAAAGCTGAATCAAGTAGCAGTGATTCTTCAGATAGTTCAGAAGACGATAAACCTAAAACAGCTGCAAAGGCAGCTACACCTAAAGCAAAGACTGCAACTCCAGCAAAAACACCAACAATGAAAAAAGCTGAATCAAGTAGCAGTGATTCTTCCGACAGTTCTGAAGATGAGAAACCTAAAACAGTCGCCAAGGCAGCTACACCTAAAGCAAAGGCTGCAACTCCAGCAAAGACaccaacaaagaaaaaaactgaATCAAGTAGCAGTGATTCTTCAGATAGTTCAGAAGACGATAAACCTAAAACAGCTGCAAAGGCAGCTACACCTAAAGCAAAGGCTGCAACTCAAGCAAAAACACCAACAAAGAAAAAAGCTGAATCAAGTAGCAGTGATTCTTCCGACAGTTCTGAAGATGAGAAACCTAAAACAGTCGCCAAGGCAGCTACACCTAAAGCAAAGGCTGCAACTCCAGCAAAAACACCAACAAAGAAAAAAGCTGAATCAAGTAGCAGTGATTCTTCCGACAGTTCTGAAGATGATAAACCGAAAACAGCTGCAAAGGCAGCTACACCTAAAGCAAAGGCTGCAACTCCAGCAAAGACACCAACAAAGAAAAAAGCTGAATCAAGTAGCAGTGATTCTTCCGACAGTTCTGAGGACGAGAAACCTAAAACAGCTGCAAAGACCACAATACCTAAAGCAAAGGCAGCAACTCCAGCAAAGACACCAACAAAGAAAAAAGCTGAATCAAGTAGCAGTGATTCTTCAGATAGTTCAGAAGACGATAAACCTAAAACAGCTGCAAAGGCAGCTACACCTAAAGCAAAGGCTTCTACTCCAGCAAAGACACCAACAAAGAAAAAAGCTGAATCAAGTAGTAGTGATTCTTCTGATAGTTCTGAAGATGATAAACCTAAAACAGCTGCAAAGGCATCTACACCTAAAGCAAAGGCTGCAACTCCAGCAAAGACACCCACAAAGAAAAAAGCTGAATCAAGTAGCAGTGATTCTTCAGATAGTTCAGAAGACGATAAACCTAAAACAGCTGCAAAGGCAGCTACACCTAAAGCAAAGGCTGCAACTCCAGCAAAGACACCAACAAAGAAAAAAGCTGAATCAAGTAGTAGTGATTCTTCTGATAGTTCTGAAGATGATAAACCTAAAACAGCTGCAAAGGCAGCTACACCTAAAGCAAAGGCTTCAACTCCAGCAAAGACACCCACAAAGAAAAAAGCTGAATCAAGTAGCAGTGATTCTTCAGATAGTTCAGAAGACGATAAACCTAAAACAGCTGCAAAGGCAGCTACACCTAAAGCAAAGGCTGCTACTCCAGCTAAGACACCAATCAAGAAAAAAGCTGAATCAAGTAGCAGTGATTCTTCTGATAGTTCTGAAGATGATAAACCTAAAACAGCTGCAAAGGCAGCTACACCTAAAGCAAAGGCTGCTACTCCAGCTAAGACACCAATCAAGAAAAAAGCTGAATCAAGTAGTAGTGATTCTTCTGATAGTTCTGAAGATGATAAACCTAAAACAGCTGCAAAGGCAGCTACACCTAAAGCAAAGGCTGCTACTCCAACAAAGACACCAACAAAGAAAAAAGCTGAATCAAGTAGCAGTGATTCTTCAGATAGTTCTGATGAtgacaaaaagcaaacaaaaaaagcATTAACACCtaacaataaattaaataattctaAGACGACTAAAAAGGATAGTTCAAGTGATTCAGACAGTTCAAGTGAATCAGATTCAAATAAGAAAAGTAAAAACACATCTGTGAATAATAAAAAAGTGAACACAAGTGTAAACAGTAAGTCAAAGAAAGACAGTAGTTCTTCTGATTCAGACAGTTCAGATTCAGAGGAGGAAGAGAAAAAAGTCAATAAATCACTGAATAATTCAACAGTTAAAACACCAAAACAGACACCTATTAAAAAAGTGGATTCAGACAGTTCTTCGTCTGATAGTTCTGATTCAGATTCAGGAAAGAAACAGTTAACATCCACACCAAGTGTTAACGGTATGGTGAACGGGAAAGGTGGAAGCAGTTCTGGAGAAGACTCTGGCGTGGCAATGAGTAATGGGAAG GATGACAACACTCCAAAGATGTCCAAGAAGTCCAAGGAAGAAAAG aacaaAAAGACACCATTTAGAAGAGTACAAACAGAAGCTATAGACGTGGATCATAGACTCAAGGACAACTCTTTTGAAGCCAAG TCTGGTGCTTATGGATCCTGGGGAGAGAAAGCTAACAAAGACctcaagtttacaaaaggtaaatcatttagacatgaaaagacaaagaaaaaacgTGGAAGCTACAGAGGAGGAGCTATAGATACAAGTGTTCATTCTATTAAGTTTGATGatgaataa